The following is a genomic window from Synergistaceae bacterium.
GACGGACAAAAATTTATATAGAAAAGAGCCAACGGCTCTGGAGAAGGTTCCAGAATGAAGAAAATTCTGATTGTGGGAAGTGGAGGACGGGAGCACGCCCTGGCCTGGAAACTGGCCCGGAGTCCCCAGGAAGAGCGAAAACTTTACGCGGCTCCGGGAAATCCCGGCATGGAAGCTCTGGCGGAGTGTGTTCCTATCGATGTGATGCAGGTGGATGACCTCGTCGCGTTTGCCGGACGGGAGGGGATCGATCTGGTTCTGGTGGGGCCGGAAGCGCCTCTTGCCGCTGGACTGGCCGACCGCCTGAGAGAAAAGGGAATTTTCTGTTTTGGCCCCGGAGCTCAGGGGACCCTTCTGGAAAGCTCCAAGCGCCACGCCAGAGAATTTATGGCCCGCCACGGAATTCCGTCTCCCGTTTTCCGTGCCTTCACCTCTCTCGACGAGGCCGGGCGTTACCTCGAATCGCTGCCCGACGATTTTGTCGTTGTCAAGGCCGACGGTCTGGCCCAGGGCAAGGGAGTCGTTGTCGCCCAAAATCGAAAAGAGGCCCTTGCGGCTCTTGATGAAATGATGGGAAATCGCCGTTTCGGAGACGCGGGGAAAGAAGTCCTGATCGAAGAATGCCTCACCGGCGAGGAGGTTTCCCTGCTGACCTTCACGGACGGAAATACGATTTTGCCCATGCTGCCTGTGCAGGACCACAAACGCGTCGGGGACGGAGATTCAGGCCCGAATACAGGTGGGATGGGAACTTATGCCCCCGCGTCGGTCTTTTCTCCGGAGATTGCCCGGCAGGTTGAAAGCGAGATCCTCCGACCGCTTCGGGACGCTCTTCAGGCGGAAAAAATCGATTATCGCGGCTGCCTTTACATTGGGCTGATGCTGACGCCCAAAGGGCCGAAGGTCATTGAATTCAACGCCCGTTTCGGCGATCCGGAGACGCAGGTTCTTATGCCCCTGCTGAAGTCGGACCTGTTTGAAGTTCTGTACGCCTGCGCCCGGGGTAAGCTGAGCGATGTCAAACTCGAATGGAGTGAGGGAAGTGCGGTTTGCGTGGTGATGGCGTCGCGGGGTTATCCTGGGAAGTACCCCACGGGACTGCCCATCACGGAAACTTTGCCCGGCGGAGTTGAGGCGGAGGAGTTCGAACGAAATTCCTGGGTTTTTCACGCGGGGACGTCCAGAAACAAAGAGGGCGGGCTGATTACGGCAGGAGGTCGTGTGCTGGGGGTCACCGCCGCGGGGGCGACCTTTGAGGAGGCGCTTCGCCGCGTTTACGCCAGAGTTGAAACTCTGCATTTCGAGGGACAGCACTTTCGACGGGACATTGCGTATCGTGAAGTGAAGCGGCGTCGTGGGAACAGGGAGTGAAAGTCGGCTTTTTGTGAAGTAACTGCTGACGCCGGTTGGTGCGTGTGAGGGTATGGTATAATGCTTGTCGAAGCGGAGGACTGGCCGAGCGGTCGATGGCGGCTGACTTGAAATCAGTTGGGGCTTCTGCTCCCAGGGGTTCGAATCCTCTGTCCTCCGCCAATGGTGCAAATCAAAGCAATTCCACACCGTTTATAAAAAATCCGGAAACGACGGGAATCGCCACCAGAGCCGTTGGCTCTTTTCTGTATAAATTTCTGTTCGTTTGTTCCCAGTGTTACGCGTCTTTTTTTAGTACACAATTACGCAATTCGCTATAAAAGGCGGTTTTTACGGCACAGGGCTCCTCAAAAATGTATTGGCACGCCGAGACTGTTCGCGAAGTCGTTCATCGCGTTTTTTATGTCATTGAGCGCTTCAGGGCCGGAGCTCGCTGCCAGGTCAATGACGCTTTGTCCCATCTCCAGTGCCTTATCTTTCAGGACGTCCACGCCATCAGCCATAGCCGTGCTTGCCGCCGAATACGCGTCAACAGCTGCATCTCTAACTTTTCGAATTAAGTAATAGGTATACCTAATTCGCTGAGCAGCGCGGTAGTTTTTTTGGAGATCTCTGATGTTTTCCAGGCGTCAGAGATCTTTATTTTGTGAATATATTTCAAATGCGTTGTTAGGTCTGCAACAGAGAACCTGGAAAGAAGCTTTTTCTCGCGAAGCAGGTTGTAGAGTCTGTAACAAAGCAACAATGACACGTGATTTATAAAAGCCCAACCCTCCATCGCGCTTTGGCTTTGCACATAATTTTTGTCCTGCTCCAGGGATCAAGCAGATACGGATTATGGCTCAATTCCGCCTTTACTGTGTTCATTTTGCGTCTCCCTGTCGCGTCTCGCGGGCTTGTCGTCGCAATTTTCACGGGCTGTTCACCACGACGTTTGAATCAGCATATGCTTATTTTACAAGAAGGAATACAGTAATCAAAAAGGATTAGGAAAAATATCACACGCTATAATTTCTCGGGAGCTTAGGTCAATGAAAATCGTGTAAAACTATGGACTGTGCGGTCGAAAGCAGCGTCGGCTGGCCGCTCAACTTTCTGTCCGAACTTCTGTTGACAACCCATCATATGGAGTTCAAGTTACAGTGCATGATATGCAATTGACCGCGTCAAATCCGCCTGAAAAAAGCCGTTCTCTCACAGTTCTTCCCAGAGATCCGTGCTCAGGTATTTCAAGCCGCTGTCGTTCAGGGTCAAAACGATATTGCCGCCTTTTTCTTTTTCGCGAAGGAGCTTCAGAGCCGCGCAGACGTTCGCTCCGGAGGAGAACCCCACGAATGCGCCTTCCAGTTGGGCCAATTTCCGCGCCACGTCGGCGGCCTCGTCGTCTGAGACCTGGACGCAGCCATCGATCAGCGCCCTGTCCACCAGCGGCAGGTCCATCGTATACCCGCCGCCCTGTATTTTGTGTCCCTGACTGGTGATTTCTTTGCCCGCATAAACAGCGGCCGTGGCCGGCTCCGCCACGTAACACCGCACACCTGGTTTGTGCTTTTTCAGTGCCCTGGCGCAGCCCTCGAAGGTGCTTCCGCTCCCCACGAAGTCCACGAAGGCGTCCACTCTGCCCTCCGTCTGCTCCCACATCTCTTCGCCCGTGTGATACTCGTGAGCGTGAACGCAGCCGATAAGGTTGAACTGATCCGCGCGGAAAGCGTTTCTCTCCCGTGTGATCTCCCTGGCTTTTTCCTCCACCAGAGCCAGATCCTCCCCGGAAACCTGCCCCCGGACCGAACCGGGCTTCTGATCCACCAGAACAACTTCCGCGCCCAGGGCTTTCATCATTCTGGCTCTTTCCGCAGAGTTTCCCTTGGACATACAGGCGATGAATTTGTAGCCCTTGCAGGCGCAGACAATCGCCAAACCCGTGCCGGTGTTGCCGCTGGTCAACTCCACAACGGCCTGACCCGGTTTCAGCAGGCCGGCTTCCTCAGCCTCAGAAATCATTTTCAGCGCCACACGGTCTTTTTTGCTGAAACCAGGATTCAGGTACTCCATCTTGGCGAAAATGCCGCCCGTTACCCCATACGCCTCAGTTATTTTGGACAACCGGACCATAGGGGTATTTCCTATGACCTCGTACACGCTGTCGTATATTTTTTTCATCCTGCCAAATCCTTTCTTCTTTTTTGTCCTGTTTGCTTTTCAGCCCCCATTATATTAAAATCTCGCGCTTTTAAATTGAATTACACGAGATTTTGATGCTGACGCAATCAATGACCATTTCTGTCACACTTGCTGCATGTGCGAAATTTGAGTCGTATAATTAAGAAAAAGAACGCAGCAGGAAGGAGGACATGACTTATGACGATTACCGAAACAAAAAATGCGGGCAGAACCACGCTGGTGCTCAGCGGACGGCTGGACGCCGTCGGAGCGCCGGAGCTCCAAGAGAAACTCCTTCCACTTTTTGAAGACGGCGGAACGGTGGAACTGGACTTTGCCGACGCGGCCTACGTATCCTCGGCGGGACTCCGCGTTCTGCTTTTGGGAGCGAAGGCAGCGGAGGCGAAAAAAGGCGTGATGACCCTGCGGAACGTGCCCCGGGCTGTAAAAGAAATCTTCGATATGACGGGGTTCTCCGATATTCTGAATCTGCAATGAACGTCAGCGCCTGGGGTTTGTCCATCAAGGCCCGGATCGCCCTGGCGACGTTTTTCGTCATGACGGCCCTGGGAGCGATGGTGGCGGCTCTCAGCCTGGGCGCTTATCACGACTATAAAAAACTTCAGACGGAGGGATGTCAGGCGGCGGTGGACGCCGAAACCCGGAGTCTGGAAGGGCAGATCGCCGCGCTGGAGGAAAACGTCAAATCCCTGGCCCTGATGGGCCAGCTTCTGTACGAGGGCGGCGGAGACAGGCGGGACCTGGGCCGCCGCATCGTCGTCTGGAACTTCTCCGCGGGCAACGCCGCCGTCGGTGGCGGCGTCTGGTTCGAGCCCCGCGCCGTTTCCCACGACCGGGAAAGGCTTTGCTACTACGCTTTTCGGGACAAATTCGGCCAGGTCTGGTTCGACGGCAG
Proteins encoded in this region:
- the purD gene encoding phosphoribosylamine--glycine ligase, giving the protein MKKILIVGSGGREHALAWKLARSPQEERKLYAAPGNPGMEALAECVPIDVMQVDDLVAFAGREGIDLVLVGPEAPLAAGLADRLREKGIFCFGPGAQGTLLESSKRHAREFMARHGIPSPVFRAFTSLDEAGRYLESLPDDFVVVKADGLAQGKGVVVAQNRKEALAALDEMMGNRRFGDAGKEVLIEECLTGEEVSLLTFTDGNTILPMLPVQDHKRVGDGDSGPNTGGMGTYAPASVFSPEIARQVESEILRPLRDALQAEKIDYRGCLYIGLMLTPKGPKVIEFNARFGDPETQVLMPLLKSDLFEVLYACARGKLSDVKLEWSEGSAVCVVMASRGYPGKYPTGLPITETLPGGVEAEEFERNSWVFHAGTSRNKEGGLITAGGRVLGVTAAGATFEEALRRVYARVETLHFEGQHFRRDIAYREVKRRRGNRE
- a CDS encoding cysteine synthase family protein, with amino-acid sequence MKKIYDSVYEVIGNTPMVRLSKITEAYGVTGGIFAKMEYLNPGFSKKDRVALKMISEAEEAGLLKPGQAVVELTSGNTGTGLAIVCACKGYKFIACMSKGNSAERARMMKALGAEVVLVDQKPGSVRGQVSGEDLALVEEKAREITRERNAFRADQFNLIGCVHAHEYHTGEEMWEQTEGRVDAFVDFVGSGSTFEGCARALKKHKPGVRCYVAEPATAAVYAGKEITSQGHKIQGGGYTMDLPLVDRALIDGCVQVSDDEAADVARKLAQLEGAFVGFSSGANVCAALKLLREKEKGGNIVLTLNDSGLKYLSTDLWEEL
- a CDS encoding STAS domain-containing protein; amino-acid sequence: MTITETKNAGRTTLVLSGRLDAVGAPELQEKLLPLFEDGGTVELDFADAAYVSSAGLRVLLLGAKAAEAKKGVMTLRNVPRAVKEIFDMTGFSDILNLQ